One Helianthus annuus cultivar XRQ/B chromosome 7, HanXRQr2.0-SUNRISE, whole genome shotgun sequence genomic region harbors:
- the LOC110889348 gene encoding acyl-CoA-binding domain-containing protein 5 produces MGSLGNNDFKKAVWIYPRFMGFNPSERWGHSACFSNGFLYIFGGCCGGLHFSDVLVLNLETMAWTNLATTGVGPGPRDSHSAVIVGQMMIVFGGTNGSKKVNDIHILDLLTHEWTRPNCKGVVPTPRESHTATMVSHDRMVIFGGSGEGDANYLNDLHILDLKTMKWSSPEPKGDVPMPRDSHIAVSVDNRIFIYGGDCGDRYRGDVDVFNVDTLTWSRFGVHGPSPGVRAGHAAVTIGTKVYMIGGVGDKQYYNDVWMLDTVACSWTLLEVRGQQPQGRFSHTAIVVDSEIAIYGGCGEDERPLNELLILQLGSNGGYNMLGSKCNHEKRHFLHGHKANMKQLSAFSSDPMHMRRKRKLNSKACEVIESEQEEHSLSLSQHSSPSHSDQERTLINKPTNSTPQVLPLFKNHNHISSTRKQIPGTQSNPIMIQGRTPQDSNSVHHKHHQNVHETRAEHRNIEPLVVQNLIGAEVHGKVDGAFDSGYLMTATVNGRIFRGVLFPPGPEVVSRGAFRGHSRGSPTSHMAQRNSHINQAFIRHSHNRPSHASEASHHGYLQDPDVHRPSSVLRSVPALSLGREQPKVQSELHGVVLTLGGPGSGHGC; encoded by the exons ATGGGGTCTCTGGGTAATAACGATTTCAAGAAAGCCGTTTGGATTTACCCTAGATTCATGGGGTTCAACCCTTCTGAACGATGGGGGCATTCTGCTTGCTTCTCTAATGGCTTCCTCTATATCTTTGGT GGATGCTGTGGCGGTCTACATTTCAGTGATGTTCTGGTGCTAAACCTCGAAACCATGGCTTGGACCAATCTAGCAACAACCGGGGTTGGCCCCGGTCCAAGAGACAGCCACAGCGCGGTCATTGTAGGTCAAATGATGATTGTTTTTGGGGGAACAAATGGCTCCAAGAAAGTCAACGACATTCACATACTGGATCTTTTGACTCATGAATGGACACGGCCGAACTGTAAAGGAGTTGTTCCTACACCTCGAGAGAGTCACACAGCTACCATGGTCAGTCATGACCGAATGGTAATTTTTGGTGGCAGTGGAGAAGGCGATGCAAATTATTTGAATGATTTGCATATTTTGGACCTTAAAACAATGAAGTGGAGTTCACCCGAACCAAAGGGCGATGTGCCCATGCCTAGGGATAGTCACATTGCGGTTTCCGTGGACAATAGAATCTTTATCTATGGTGGTGATTGTGGTGATCGTTACCGTGGTGATGTTGATGTTTTCAATGTTGACACATTGACTTGGTCAAGG TTTGGTGTACATGGACCATCGCCAGGGGTTAGAGCAGGACATGCTGCGGTTACCATTGGGACAAAG GTATACATGATTGGTGGAGTTGGTGACAAGCAATACTATAATGACGTTTGGATGCTTGATACAGTTGCTTGTTCATGGACGCTGCTAGAGGTACGAGGCCAACAGCCACAAGGGCGTTTTTCTCACACGGCTATTGTCGTGGATTCCGAGATAGCTATTTACGGAGG ATGTGGTGAGGACGAAAGACCTTTGAACGAGCTACTCATCTTGCAGCTTGGATCAAATGGCGGATACAACATGCTTGGAAGTAAATGCAACCACGAAAAACGGCACTTTTTACACGGACATAAAGCCAACATGAAACAGTTGTCGGCGTTCAGTTCAG ATCCAATGCACATGAGGAGAAAAAGAAAGTTAAATTCAAAAGCTTGTGAAGTAATTGAATCAGAACAGGAAGAACATTCGCTTTCTCTTTCACAACACTCGTCTCCATCCCACTCTGATCAAGAACGGACACTCATCAATAAACCGACTAACTCAACCCCTCAAGTTTTACCTCTGTTCAAGAATCACAATCATATTTCAAGCACTCGCAAGCAGATCCCGGGTACCCAATCGAATCCTATAATGATTCAAGGTCGAACTCCACAAGATTCGAATTCCGTTCACCACAAGCACCATCAAAATGTCCATGAAACTCGAGCCGAGCATAGAAATATTGAGCCACTAGTCGTTCAAAATCTG ATTGGCGCAGAAGTTCATGGTAAAGTTGATGGAGCATTTGACTCGGGTTACTTGATGACTGCAACAGTCAATGGTCGAATTTTTCGAGGAGTCTTGTTCCCTCCG GGGCCTGAAGTTGTTTCCCGAGGTGCTTTCCGTGGACACAGTCGTGGATCTCCCACAAGCCATATGGCTCAAAGAAACTCACATATAAACCAGGCTTTCATTAGGCACTCACACAATAGACCATCGCATGCATCTGAAGCAAGTCATCACGGCTATCTTCAAGATCCTGATGTCCATAGACCGTCTTCGGTACTTCGATCAGTTCCAGCTCTCTCATTAGGGAGAGAACAGCCGAAGGTTCAGAGTGAACTGCATGGAGTCGTTCTAACACTGGGTGGACCGGGGAGTGGCCATGGTTGCTGA